One Branchiostoma floridae strain S238N-H82 chromosome 1, Bfl_VNyyK, whole genome shotgun sequence genomic region harbors:
- the LOC118428929 gene encoding uncharacterized protein LOC118428929, with amino-acid sequence MQLFFTASLFVMLGLLAYGSSGAPTALRSSGNDDNADDGELLSQLRTIMEKEQSYEGNGDEDNADPGDVYAASQTEKRGSKNKFGKGGKIVGNIIGGLLNGVLGGAMGGSEKKRQTYGANGDEDDVEGPDVEDLEDLLLGLELVEELNSLEEEDSDGGNGDEDSADLVGENAASQTEKRGFLNKLKKGGKIGGKILGGVLDGILGR; translated from the exons ATGCAGCTGTTCTTTACTGCAAGCCTTTTTGTCATGCTGGGCCTTCTGGCTTATGGGAGCTCTGGGGCTCCGACGGCTCTTCGATCCTCTGGGAACGATGACAATGCGGACGATGGAGAGCTGCTTTCTCAACTGAGAACCATAATGGAGAAAGAACAATCTTATGAAG GCAATGGAGACGAGGACAATGCCGACCCCGGGGATGTGTATGCCGCGTCTCAGACAGAGAAGCGAGGTTCCAAGAACAAGTTTGGCAAAGGAGGGAAAATAGTGGGGAATATAATTGGGGGTTTGCTCAATGGAGTTCTGGGGGGCGCCATGGGAGGATCTGAGAAGAAAAGACAAACTTATGGAG CCAATGGAGACGAGGACGACGTCGAGGGTCCTGATGTGGAGGACTTGGAAGATCTGCTGTTAGGGCTGGAGCTGGTCGAGGAGCTCAATTCATTGGAGGAGGAAGACTCCGATGGAG GCAATGGAGACGAGGACAGTGCCGACCTTGTGGGGGAGAATGCCGCCTCTCAGACAGAGAAGCGCGGGTTTTTGAATAAGTTGAAAAAAGGAGGGAAAATAGGGGGCAAAATACTCGGGGGTGTGCTAGATGGAATTCTGGGACgctag
- the LOC118424906 gene encoding N-acylethanolamine-hydrolyzing acid amidase-like — protein MWSSRALLLALCALSVSLSLTVARDAPVKRYVVDLDTAPEEHFLPICQDPDIQAMIPMLKKDVKDMITSLVPEEALPLLDVLTSDLDQYLPHPFAGEMRGIANCTGINLGEIVTLNLAYDLTAFCTSIVAQDSKGTIWHGRNLDYGFGDFLRNITVMADFQTKGQTLYTTTTYLGYVGALTGQRPNGFTVSVDERDQGAWWMNALEALLNRQASLMSFLVRETLAEADSYDVAIERLAYTPLIAPVYFIVGGANVAEGAVITRDRTSALDIWTMNPAQGRWYVLETNYDHWEEPPAHDDRRTPGMKAMNTTGQDAINASSMFQVLSVPKVLNRHTTYTAIMSAAQPQVYNTWVRWPEAQAAGQKP, from the exons ATGTGGTCCAGCCGAGCCCTGCTGCTGGCCCTGTGTGCCCTGTCCGTCTCCCTGTCGCTGACCGTCGCCAGGGACGCGCCCGTGAAGCGGTACGTGGTGGACCTGGACACCGCGCCAGAGGAGCACTTCCTCCCGATCTGCCAGGACCCCGACATACAGGCGATGATCCCCATGCTGAAGAAGGACGTCAAGGATATGATCAC GAGCCTGGTGCCGGAGGAGGCGCTGCCTCTCCTGGAcgtgctgacctctgacctggacCAGTACCTGCCACACCCCTTCGCGGGAGAGATGCGGGGCATCGCCAACTGCACGGGCATCAACCTGGGGGAGATCGTCACCTTGAACCTGGCGTACGACTTAACCGC TTTCTGCACCAGTATCGTTGCCCAGGACTCCAAGGGGACCATCTGGCACGGGCGGAACTTGGACTACGGCTTCGGCGACTTCCTGCGCAACATAACCGTCATGGCCGACTTCCAAACCAAAGGACAG ACCCTCTACACCACCACCACCTACCTGGGGTACGTGGGAGCGCTGACGGGTCAGAGGCCAAACGGGTTCACCGTGTCAGTGGACGAGAGGG accagggagcctggtggatgaACGCCCTGGAGGCCTTGCTGAACAGACAGGCTTCTCTCATGAGCTTCCTGGTCAGAGAG ACTCTGGCAGAAGCCGACAGCTACGATGTGGCCATAGAGAGGCTGGCATACACGCCACTCATCGCGCCCGTGTACTTCATCGTGGGAGGAGCCAACGTGGCGGAGGGAGCGGTCATCACGCGAGACCGAACATCGGCACTGGACATCTGGACTATGAACCCCGCACAGGGCAG GTGGTATGTGTTGGAAACTAACTATGACCACTGGGAAGAGCCACCTGCACATGATGACAGGAG GACACCAGGAATGAAGGCCATGAACACCACAGGACAAGACGCCATCAACGCATCCTCCATGTTTCAG GTGCTGTCTGTTCCAAAGGTGCTGAACAG GCACACTACCTACACAGCCATTATGAGCGCAGCACAGCCGCAGGTCTACAACACCTGGGTACGCTGGCCAGAGGCACAGGCCGCGGGTCAGAAGCCCTAG